Proteins encoded within one genomic window of Streptomyces kaniharaensis:
- a CDS encoding TetR/AcrR family transcriptional regulator — protein sequence MVEQDGPERRGRLSRPLVLGAAVALVDREGLAALTMRRLAGELGVESMALYRYTPGKEALLDGLTEAFFAEVNERLRRTAGSAPPGPPQPAWRAELRRIAQAFATVAHAHPEILPLVATRPLTVPVARRPAPVLDLTEHILAVLGRAGFDDSTTLTIYRAFVAWNLGCLLVDKRQVVDNKTEPDPVLRLGLHLLPAAEYPRLRALVPRFADFDDEGEMLSGLDGLLDRMPRAPLDAFYGDGAS from the coding sequence ATGGTTGAGCAGGACGGCCCCGAAAGGCGGGGGCGTCTGAGTCGGCCGCTGGTGCTCGGGGCGGCCGTGGCGCTGGTCGACCGGGAGGGGCTGGCGGCGCTGACCATGCGGCGGCTGGCGGGTGAGCTGGGGGTCGAGTCGATGGCGTTGTACCGCTACACGCCGGGCAAGGAGGCGCTGCTCGACGGGCTGACCGAAGCCTTCTTCGCCGAGGTGAACGAGCGGCTCCGCCGCACCGCCGGCAGCGCCCCGCCCGGGCCGCCGCAGCCCGCCTGGCGGGCCGAGCTGCGGCGCATCGCCCAGGCGTTCGCCACCGTGGCGCACGCGCACCCGGAGATCCTGCCGCTGGTCGCGACCCGGCCGCTGACCGTACCGGTGGCCCGCCGGCCGGCGCCGGTGCTCGATCTCACCGAGCATATTCTCGCCGTGCTCGGTCGCGCCGGCTTCGACGACTCCACGACTCTGACGATCTACCGCGCGTTCGTCGCGTGGAACCTCGGCTGCCTGCTCGTCGACAAGCGTCAGGTGGTCGACAACAAAACCGAGCCGGACCCGGTCCTGCGCCTCGGCCTGCACCTGCTGCCCGCCGCGGAGTACCCGCGGCTGCGCGCGCTGGTGCCCCGGTTCGCGGACTTCGACGACGAGGGCGAGATGCTGTCCGGCCTGGACGGCCTGCTGGACCGGATGCCCCGGGCACCGCTTGACGCGTTCTACGGTGACGGCGCATCCTGA
- a CDS encoding M14 family metallopeptidase translates to MPYLNIVEVESALGSLSTAYPGLTELLVLPEPSVEGRTSHALRIGAPAPFPKDCVIMIGGVHAREWGSCEILVHLAADLLEAYQGGTGLGYGGTAFTADQVRGLLQRLDVVVFPLVNPDGRLYSQTVDPMWRKNRNPAYAGGGSDPACIGVDLNRNYDFLFDFATAFAPTATPQVSADPCDPQVYEGPRAFSEPETRNVRWLLDRFPRTGWLVDVHSYSEDMLYNWGDDENQSVDPAMNFRNPAYDGTRGLPGDVAYAEYIAKTDADTAVLLAERFCQGVGGVRGLTYKPITGFHLYPTSGTSDDYVFSRHFTDPAQGKVLGFTVEWGTSFHPPWAEMEKIILDVDAGLVEFCLATA, encoded by the coding sequence ATGCCGTACCTGAACATCGTCGAGGTCGAGTCCGCGCTGGGCAGCCTGTCCACCGCGTACCCGGGCCTGACCGAACTCCTCGTCCTGCCCGAGCCCTCCGTCGAGGGCCGGACCTCCCACGCCCTGCGGATCGGCGCCCCCGCGCCGTTCCCCAAGGACTGCGTGATCATGATCGGCGGGGTGCACGCCCGCGAATGGGGCAGCTGCGAGATCCTCGTCCACCTCGCCGCCGACCTGCTGGAGGCCTACCAGGGCGGTACCGGCCTCGGTTACGGAGGCACCGCCTTCACCGCCGACCAGGTGCGCGGGCTGCTCCAGCGCCTGGACGTGGTGGTGTTCCCGCTGGTCAACCCGGACGGCCGGCTGTACAGCCAGACCGTCGACCCGATGTGGCGCAAGAACCGCAACCCCGCCTACGCCGGTGGTGGTTCGGACCCGGCCTGCATCGGCGTGGACCTCAACCGCAACTACGACTTCCTCTTCGACTTCGCCACCGCCTTCGCGCCGACCGCCACCCCGCAGGTGTCGGCGGATCCGTGCGATCCACAGGTCTACGAGGGCCCGCGCGCCTTCTCGGAGCCCGAGACCCGCAACGTCCGCTGGCTGCTGGACCGGTTCCCGCGCACGGGCTGGCTGGTCGACGTGCACAGCTACTCCGAGGACATGCTGTACAACTGGGGCGACGACGAGAACCAGTCCGTCGACCCCGCCATGAACTTCCGCAACCCCGCCTACGACGGCACCCGCGGCCTCCCGGGCGACGTCGCGTACGCCGAGTACATCGCCAAGACCGACGCCGACACGGCCGTGCTGCTCGCCGAGCGGTTCTGCCAGGGGGTCGGCGGGGTCCGCGGACTCACCTACAAGCCGATCACCGGGTTCCACCTCTACCCGACGAGCGGGACCAGCGACGACTACGTGTTCTCGCGGCACTTCACGGACCCCGCCCAGGGCAAGGTGCTCGGCTTCACCGTCGAGTGGGGCACGAGCTTCCACCCGCCGTGGGCCGAGATGGAGAAGATCATCCTCGACGTGGACGCGGGCCTCGTGGAGTTCTGCCTGGCCACCGCCTGA
- a CDS encoding ABC transporter permease, with product MPFQQPSPPRPRFWLETALGSLSGLLFLITLAWPEWIETLLGVDPDAGSGVAEWLVAALAASVTAACALAARIEWRRTHSSSAHATK from the coding sequence ATGCCCTTCCAGCAACCGAGCCCGCCCCGGCCCCGCTTCTGGCTGGAGACCGCCCTGGGCAGCCTTTCCGGGCTGCTGTTCCTGATCACCCTCGCGTGGCCCGAGTGGATCGAGACCCTGCTGGGCGTCGACCCGGACGCCGGCAGCGGCGTCGCCGAATGGCTGGTCGCCGCGCTCGCCGCGTCCGTGACCGCCGCCTGCGCGCTCGCCGCGCGGATCGAGTGGCGCCGGACGCACTCGTCCTCCGCCCACGCCACGAAATGA
- a CDS encoding TetR/AcrR family transcriptional regulator — MTSTPIADLWPSLPGGSDARPEAAYRLLQAAVESFAERGFHATTTRDIATAAGMSPAALYIHYQSKAALLAEISQAGHAATLALVREAAAGEGEPVARMRRLVEEFTTWHARGRTVGRVVNYELHALPEDAYAVVAALRLDIEREVSALIEEGVTAGVFDVSEVRTAARAVTSLGIDVSRWYTDRSTETPEELGRRYGELVLRMLGARV; from the coding sequence ATGACCAGCACGCCCATCGCCGACCTCTGGCCCTCCCTGCCCGGCGGCAGCGACGCCCGCCCCGAGGCGGCGTACCGGCTGCTCCAGGCGGCCGTCGAGTCGTTCGCCGAGCGCGGCTTCCACGCCACCACCACCCGGGACATCGCCACCGCCGCCGGCATGAGCCCGGCCGCGCTGTACATCCACTACCAGTCGAAGGCCGCGCTGCTCGCCGAGATCAGCCAGGCCGGGCACGCCGCCACGCTCGCGCTGGTCCGGGAGGCGGCGGCCGGCGAGGGGGAGCCCGTGGCGCGGATGCGGCGGCTGGTCGAGGAGTTCACGACCTGGCACGCGCGGGGGAGAACCGTCGGCCGGGTGGTCAACTACGAGCTCCACGCGCTGCCCGAGGACGCGTACGCGGTGGTCGCGGCGCTGCGGCTGGACATCGAGCGCGAGGTGAGCGCGCTGATCGAGGAGGGCGTCACGGCGGGCGTGTTCGACGTCTCGGAGGTCCGGACGGCGGCCCGCGCGGTCACCTCACTGGGGATCGACGTCTCCCGCTGGTACACCGACCGCAGCACCGAGACGCCGGAGGAACTCGGCCGCCGCTACGGCGAGTTGGTGCTGCGGATGCTCGGCGCCCGGGTCTGA
- a CDS encoding SDR family oxidoreductase translates to MAQSFKGRVAVVTGSSRGIGLGIARELVARGAKVCLTARGPEPLAEAVRELGGPDHAIAVAGRADDPAHQDETVTRTLEAFGRLDHLVNNTGINPVYGPVLTTDEEAAAKILAVNVLAPLAWTRRVHAAWMGEHGGSIVNVASVAGIRASLGIGMYGVSKAALIRLTTELGAELGPQGIRVNAVAPAIVKTKFAEALFEGREEKVAAKYPLGRLGVPEDIAGAVAFLLSPDADWITGQTLVLDGGVTLGGGM, encoded by the coding sequence GTGGCGCAATCCTTCAAGGGCCGGGTGGCCGTCGTCACCGGATCGAGCCGGGGCATCGGCCTCGGGATCGCCCGCGAGCTGGTCGCCCGCGGGGCGAAGGTCTGCCTCACCGCCCGCGGCCCCGAGCCGCTCGCCGAGGCCGTCCGCGAGCTGGGCGGGCCGGACCACGCGATCGCCGTCGCCGGCCGCGCCGACGACCCGGCCCACCAGGACGAGACGGTCACCCGCACCCTGGAGGCCTTCGGGCGGCTCGACCACCTCGTCAACAACACCGGCATCAACCCGGTCTACGGCCCGGTCCTGACCACCGACGAGGAGGCCGCGGCCAAGATCCTCGCCGTCAACGTGCTGGCCCCGCTCGCCTGGACCCGCCGGGTGCACGCCGCGTGGATGGGCGAGCACGGCGGCTCGATCGTCAACGTCGCCTCCGTCGCCGGCATCCGGGCCTCGCTCGGCATCGGCATGTACGGGGTCAGCAAGGCCGCGCTGATCCGGCTCACCACCGAACTCGGCGCCGAGCTGGGCCCCCAGGGCATCCGGGTCAACGCCGTCGCCCCCGCCATCGTCAAGACGAAGTTCGCCGAGGCGCTCTTCGAGGGCCGCGAGGAGAAGGTCGCCGCCAAGTACCCGCTCGGCCGACTCGGCGTCCCCGAGGACATCGCCGGGGCCGTCGCCTTCCTGCTCTCCCCCGACGCCGACTGGATCACCGGCCAGACCCTGGTCCTGGACGGCGGCGTCACGCTGGGCGGTGGCATGTGA
- a CDS encoding SDR family NAD(P)-dependent oxidoreductase encodes MTGELTGQGVVVTGAGRGIGAALARAFAAAGARVVVNDLDGEAANAVAAEVGGTALSGDAASADGLAALVGRAREALGEIDVWCANAGVAPVGGANAPAAAWASAWEVNVLAHVRAADLLLPRWLERGHGRFLATVSAAGLLSMLGSAPYAVTKHGALAFAEWLSATYRHRGIHVHALCPQGVRTDMLAATGAVGEALLAPTALDAEDVAAAALAGLREDRFLILPHPEVAEYYRVRATEPDRWLAAMNRLQQGLERSDAL; translated from the coding sequence GTGACCGGGGAACTCACCGGCCAGGGCGTGGTGGTGACCGGCGCCGGGCGGGGCATCGGCGCAGCGCTGGCCCGGGCCTTCGCCGCGGCCGGGGCCCGGGTGGTGGTCAACGACCTGGACGGCGAGGCCGCGAACGCCGTCGCCGCGGAGGTCGGCGGGACGGCCCTGTCCGGGGACGCGGCCTCGGCCGACGGGCTCGCCGCGCTGGTCGGGCGGGCCCGGGAGGCGCTCGGCGAGATCGACGTCTGGTGCGCCAATGCCGGCGTCGCCCCCGTCGGCGGCGCGAACGCCCCGGCCGCCGCCTGGGCGAGCGCCTGGGAGGTCAACGTCCTCGCCCACGTCCGGGCCGCCGACCTGCTCCTCCCCCGCTGGCTGGAGCGCGGCCACGGACGCTTCCTCGCCACCGTCTCCGCCGCCGGTCTGCTCAGCATGCTCGGCTCGGCCCCGTACGCCGTCACCAAGCACGGCGCGCTCGCCTTCGCCGAGTGGCTCTCCGCCACCTACCGTCACCGCGGCATCCACGTCCACGCGCTCTGCCCGCAGGGCGTGCGCACCGACATGCTCGCCGCCACCGGCGCCGTCGGCGAGGCCCTGCTCGCGCCGACCGCCCTCGACGCCGAGGACGTTGCCGCGGCCGCCCTCGCCGGACTCCGCGAGGACCGCTTCCTGATCCTGCCGCACCCCGAAGTGGCCGAGTACTACCGCGTCCGCGCCACCGAGCCGGACCGCTGGCTCGCCGCAATGAACCGGCTTCAGCAGGGACTCGAGAGGAGTGACGCGCTGTGA
- a CDS encoding NADPH:quinone oxidoreductase family protein has translation MGELGEPREVMRTADDVARPVAGPGQLLVRVRAAAVNFPDALMVRGQYQVRPPLPFTPGVELCGEVVDGARRGKRVIGNPVLPHGAFAEYALLDAAAAFPAPEALDDAEASALHIGYQTAWFALHRRARLRAGETLLVHAAAGGVGSAAVQLGRAAGARVIAVVGGPAKAETARALGADLVVDRTAEDFVAAVKAATGGRGADVVFDPVGGDAYNGSARCVAFEGRIVVVGFAAGQIPAPALNHALVKNYSILGLHWGLYNTRDPQAVREAHEELTKLADAGVVRPLVGARLPFAAAADAVQRVADGLSVGRLVVLPD, from the coding sequence GTGGGCGAGCTCGGCGAGCCGCGTGAGGTGATGCGGACGGCCGACGACGTGGCCCGGCCGGTGGCCGGGCCGGGGCAGCTGCTGGTCCGGGTGCGGGCCGCCGCCGTCAACTTCCCGGACGCGCTGATGGTGCGCGGGCAGTACCAGGTGCGCCCGCCGCTGCCGTTCACGCCCGGCGTGGAACTCTGCGGCGAGGTCGTGGACGGCGCCCGGCGGGGCAAGCGCGTGATCGGCAACCCGGTGCTGCCGCACGGCGCCTTCGCCGAGTACGCGCTGCTGGATGCGGCCGCCGCGTTCCCGGCCCCCGAGGCGCTGGACGACGCCGAGGCGAGCGCCCTGCACATCGGCTACCAGACGGCGTGGTTCGCCCTGCACCGCCGGGCCCGGCTGCGCGCCGGCGAGACCCTGCTGGTGCACGCCGCGGCCGGCGGGGTCGGCAGCGCGGCGGTGCAACTGGGCCGGGCCGCCGGGGCACGGGTGATCGCCGTCGTCGGCGGGCCGGCCAAGGCGGAGACGGCCCGGGCGCTCGGCGCCGACCTGGTGGTGGACCGGACGGCCGAGGACTTCGTCGCCGCCGTGAAGGCGGCCACCGGCGGGCGCGGCGCGGACGTGGTCTTCGACCCGGTCGGCGGCGACGCCTACAACGGCTCCGCCCGCTGCGTCGCCTTCGAGGGCCGGATCGTGGTGGTCGGCTTCGCCGCCGGGCAGATCCCCGCGCCCGCGCTCAACCACGCCCTGGTGAAGAACTACTCGATCCTCGGCCTGCACTGGGGCCTCTACAACACCCGCGACCCGCAGGCCGTCCGGGAAGCCCACGAGGAGCTGACCAAGCTCGCCGACGCAGGCGTGGTCCGCCCCCTGGTCGGCGCCCGTCTCCCCTTCGCCGCAGCCGCCGACGCCGTCCAGCGCGTCGCCGACGGGCTGAGCGTCGGGCGGCTGGTCGTCCTGCCGGACTAG
- a CDS encoding alpha/beta hydrolase family protein, with translation MGRRGRTVAAVLLAATATLGVVGAPGAMAAAPQDGGTSTGQQARAWLPQPTGPYSVGTTALHLTDEGRDDPWKPGRHRELMISLWYPTARPATGADRARYMEPAAAEHFGSGEGVGLVNYGAEPGRTDWAAVRGHARADAPALPGGKRPVVLYSPGLGDPRTWGTALVEDLASRGYVVVTVDHTYEASEVAFPNGDLATSVLPGMIGQPGLDIGAVLRKSLQTRVDDTRFVLDQLTGLRRDPHLPAGLAASLDLDRIGMVGHSAGGFTAVQTMHDDPRIKAGINLDGQLHFPGPDGQTGVFLPSVAQDGLDRPFLLMGTQSPDSGDYHHQPGWDALWQHSTGWHADVTLTGSRHGSYTDAQSLLPQLARQGAVTPERLRDDIGDIRPDRAVLATRAYVASFFDRWLRGHNDHLLDGPAARFPEMVYER, from the coding sequence ATGGGCAGGCGGGGACGGACCGTGGCGGCGGTCCTGCTGGCGGCGACGGCGACGCTGGGCGTGGTCGGCGCACCCGGGGCGATGGCGGCGGCGCCGCAGGACGGCGGCACGAGCACCGGACAGCAGGCCCGCGCCTGGCTGCCGCAGCCCACCGGGCCGTACTCCGTCGGCACCACCGCCCTGCACCTCACCGACGAAGGCCGGGACGACCCGTGGAAGCCCGGGCGGCACCGCGAGCTGATGATCAGCCTCTGGTACCCGACCGCCCGCCCCGCCACCGGCGCCGACCGCGCCCGGTACATGGAGCCCGCTGCCGCCGAGCACTTCGGCAGCGGCGAGGGCGTCGGCCTCGTCAACTACGGCGCCGAACCCGGCCGCACCGACTGGGCCGCAGTCCGCGGCCACGCCCGTGCCGACGCGCCCGCCCTGCCGGGCGGCAAGCGCCCGGTCGTGCTCTACTCGCCCGGCCTCGGCGACCCGCGCACCTGGGGCACCGCCCTCGTCGAGGACCTCGCCTCGCGCGGCTACGTCGTCGTCACCGTCGACCACACCTACGAGGCCTCCGAGGTCGCCTTCCCGAACGGCGACCTGGCCACCTCCGTCCTCCCCGGGATGATCGGCCAACCCGGCCTGGACATCGGGGCGGTGCTGCGCAAGTCGCTGCAGACCCGCGTCGACGACACCCGCTTCGTGCTCGACCAGCTCACCGGGCTGCGTCGCGACCCACACCTGCCGGCCGGGCTCGCCGCCTCGCTGGACCTCGACCGGATCGGCATGGTCGGCCACTCGGCGGGCGGCTTCACGGCCGTCCAGACCATGCACGACGACCCCCGGATCAAGGCCGGCATCAACCTCGACGGCCAGCTGCACTTCCCCGGACCGGACGGGCAGACCGGCGTGTTCCTGCCGAGCGTCGCCCAGGACGGCCTGGACCGGCCCTTCCTCCTGATGGGCACCCAGAGCCCCGACTCCGGCGACTACCATCACCAGCCGGGCTGGGACGCCCTCTGGCAGCACAGCACCGGCTGGCACGCCGACGTTACCCTCACCGGCTCCCGGCACGGCTCGTACACCGACGCCCAGTCTCTGCTGCCTCAACTCGCCCGGCAGGGCGCCGTCACCCCGGAACGCCTGCGCGACGACATCGGCGACATCCGCCCCGACCGCGCGGTGCTCGCCACCCGGGCGTACGTCGCGTCCTTCTTCGACCGCTGGCTGCGCGGCCACAACGACCATCTGCTCGACGGGCCGGCGGCGCGCTTCCCGGAGATGGTGTACGAGCGTTAG
- a CDS encoding acyl-CoA dehydrogenase family protein — MDFAYDARTNALREQLLAFMDDHVYPAEPVLEEQLADPDRPAWSVPPVVAELQVEARKQGLWNLFLPGEHGAGLTNLQYAPLAEITGRSPQLAPPALNCAAPDTGNMELLAQFGTPEQRERWLRPLLDAEIRSAFAMTEPEVASSDATNIATRIERDGDEYVVNGRKWYITGAMNPRCRILIVMGKTDPDAAPHRQQSMILVPRDTPGVTVRRGMKVFGYDDADHGGHADVLFENVRVPAAHLIGEEGAGFAIAQARLGPGRIHHCMRAVGIAERALELMCRRAGERVAFGRPLADQGVIQDWIAESRVRIEQLRLLVLKTAWLMDTVGNRGAHTEIQAIKIATPSTVEWILDKAVQAHGAAGVSQDTPLAQLWAGNRTLRLADGPDEVHKRSLARRELRKYA; from the coding sequence GTGGACTTCGCCTACGACGCCCGGACGAACGCCCTGCGCGAGCAGCTGCTCGCCTTCATGGACGACCACGTGTATCCGGCCGAGCCCGTCCTGGAGGAACAGCTCGCCGACCCCGACCGCCCCGCCTGGAGCGTCCCGCCGGTCGTTGCCGAACTCCAGGTGGAGGCCCGCAAGCAGGGCCTGTGGAACCTCTTCCTCCCCGGCGAGCACGGTGCCGGCCTCACCAACCTCCAGTACGCCCCGCTCGCCGAAATCACCGGCCGCAGCCCCCAGTTGGCCCCGCCCGCGCTCAACTGCGCGGCCCCCGACACCGGCAACATGGAACTGCTCGCCCAGTTCGGCACCCCCGAGCAGCGCGAGCGCTGGCTGCGCCCGCTGCTCGACGCCGAGATCCGCTCCGCGTTCGCGATGACCGAGCCCGAGGTCGCCTCCTCCGATGCCACCAACATCGCCACCCGGATCGAGCGCGACGGCGACGAGTACGTGGTCAACGGCCGCAAGTGGTACATCACCGGCGCGATGAACCCCCGGTGCCGGATCCTCATCGTCATGGGCAAGACCGACCCCGACGCCGCCCCGCACAGGCAGCAGAGCATGATCCTCGTCCCCCGCGACACCCCCGGCGTCACCGTCCGCCGTGGCATGAAGGTGTTCGGCTACGACGACGCCGACCACGGCGGCCACGCCGACGTGCTGTTCGAGAACGTCCGCGTCCCCGCCGCCCACCTGATCGGCGAGGAGGGCGCCGGCTTCGCCATCGCCCAGGCCCGGCTGGGCCCCGGCCGCATCCACCACTGCATGCGCGCCGTCGGCATCGCCGAACGGGCACTGGAGCTGATGTGCCGCCGGGCCGGCGAGCGCGTCGCGTTCGGCCGTCCGCTCGCCGACCAGGGCGTCATCCAGGACTGGATCGCCGAATCCCGCGTCCGCATCGAGCAGTTGCGGCTCCTCGTGCTCAAGACCGCCTGGCTGATGGACACCGTCGGCAACCGCGGCGCGCACACCGAGATCCAGGCCATCAAGATCGCGACCCCGAGCACCGTCGAGTGGATCCTCGACAAGGCCGTCCAGGCCCACGGCGCCGCCGGCGTCAGCCAGGACACCCCGCTCGCCCAGCTCTGGGCCGGCAACCGCACGCTGCGCCTGGCCGACGGACCGGACGAGGTGCACAAGCGCTCGCTGGCCCGGCGGGAGCTCAGGAAGTACGCCTGA
- a CDS encoding phosphotransferase family protein: protein MPETPADPPGLDLARLRAHLDRELPGAVQGPLRADLIEGGRSNLTYVLTDGAARWVLRRPPLGHVLATAHDMGREHRVMTALRDTGMPVPRTLLLDPGADVIGAPWYLMEYVPGTAHRDAAALAAFGEQRVHALGRRLVDTLAALHRIDPAAVGLADFGRPDGYLERQLRRWSKQLAASHSRDLPELDRLHGLLAERLPVSPAPALVHGDYRLDNVLIDQVDGTDTITAVLDWEMSTLGDPLTDIGLLVMYTELAGVGGGIIPSAMAAPGFPSSGEIVSYYAELTGRQAGDLDWYVAFASFKLAAVAEGIHYRYQQGRTLGAGFERAGEMAPILARHGLTTLKEH, encoded by the coding sequence ATGCCCGAGACCCCCGCCGACCCGCCCGGCCTGGACCTGGCGCGGCTGCGTGCCCATCTGGACCGCGAGCTGCCCGGCGCCGTCCAGGGTCCGCTGCGGGCCGACCTCATCGAGGGGGGCCGGTCCAACCTCACGTACGTCCTCACCGACGGCGCCGCCCGCTGGGTGCTGCGCCGGCCCCCGCTCGGGCACGTCCTGGCCACCGCCCACGACATGGGCCGCGAGCACCGCGTCATGACCGCCCTGCGCGACACCGGCATGCCCGTACCGCGCACCCTGCTGTTGGACCCCGGCGCCGACGTCATCGGTGCCCCCTGGTACCTGATGGAGTACGTCCCCGGCACCGCCCACCGCGACGCCGCCGCGCTCGCCGCCTTCGGCGAGCAGCGCGTCCACGCCCTCGGCCGCCGCCTGGTCGACACCCTCGCCGCCTTGCACCGGATCGACCCGGCCGCCGTCGGCCTCGCCGACTTCGGCCGCCCCGACGGCTACCTGGAGCGCCAGCTGCGCCGCTGGTCGAAGCAGCTCGCCGCCTCCCACAGCCGTGACCTCCCTGAGCTCGACCGGCTGCACGGGCTGCTCGCCGAGCGCCTGCCCGTCTCGCCGGCGCCCGCCCTCGTGCACGGCGACTACCGGCTGGACAACGTCCTCATCGACCAGGTCGACGGCACCGACACGATCACCGCCGTGCTGGACTGGGAGATGTCCACCCTCGGCGACCCGCTCACCGACATCGGCCTGCTCGTGATGTACACCGAACTCGCGGGCGTCGGCGGCGGCATCATCCCCTCCGCCATGGCAGCACCCGGCTTCCCGTCCAGCGGCGAAATCGTCTCGTACTACGCCGAGCTGACGGGACGTCAGGCTGGAGACCTCGACTGGTACGTCGCCTTCGCCTCCTTCAAGCTCGCCGCCGTCGCCGAGGGCATCCACTACCGCTACCAGCAGGGCCGCACCCTCGGCGCCGGCTTCGAGCGGGCCGGCGAGATGGCCCCGATCCTCGCCCGGCACGGCCTGACCACCCTCAAGGAGCACTGA
- a CDS encoding DUF397 domain-containing protein has translation MTRTDHAALTGATWVKSSYSQNGGNCIEVTPDLPGVMPVRDSKDPEGSVLVFPIEAWRSFVAATVAGEFGHI, from the coding sequence ATGACCCGCACCGACCATGCAGCTCTGACCGGCGCCACCTGGGTCAAGTCCAGTTACAGCCAGAACGGCGGCAACTGCATCGAGGTAACCCCCGACTTGCCCGGCGTGATGCCTGTCCGTGACTCGAAGGATCCCGAGGGGTCTGTCCTCGTTTTCCCGATCGAAGCGTGGCGGTCCTTCGTCGCCGCGACCGTCGCCGGCGAGTTCGGCCACATCTGA
- a CDS encoding helix-turn-helix domain-containing protein, whose amino-acid sequence MRETELDPSASPLAAFGAQLRRSRKAAGMRQAQLGALTSLSDSQISNLERGTRSPTLDWVVAADRALGTDGTLELTYWTLSGGGSLLQGFPEYVAHESKAAELRQFELGVVPGLFQTRAYAETLAAADVRRGAITKDEAQTRVSYLLTRQQRLVGKDAPLVHAVLDESCIRRLVGGAAVMREQLDHLAELSERPRTIIQVAPFSMGERRSLALPVVLLTMPDRSMLGYTESQERGFLTRESETVTAWARDYDRLQVGAGSDVASLEMIRTARKDLRS is encoded by the coding sequence ATGCGTGAGACGGAGCTGGATCCGTCGGCATCCCCCCTTGCGGCCTTTGGCGCCCAACTTCGCAGGTCGCGCAAGGCGGCTGGCATGAGGCAGGCCCAGCTTGGGGCCCTGACGTCGTTGAGTGACAGTCAGATCTCGAACCTCGAAAGAGGTACACGCAGTCCCACACTTGACTGGGTCGTGGCCGCAGACCGGGCTCTCGGGACCGATGGAACGCTGGAACTGACGTACTGGACCCTCAGCGGCGGAGGATCTCTCCTGCAGGGCTTCCCGGAGTATGTGGCACATGAGTCCAAGGCTGCTGAGCTGCGACAGTTCGAACTCGGCGTTGTCCCTGGGCTGTTCCAGACCAGGGCCTATGCAGAGACGCTGGCGGCGGCCGATGTGCGACGAGGGGCCATTACGAAGGATGAGGCCCAGACGCGGGTCTCGTACCTGCTCACCCGTCAACAACGGCTCGTCGGCAAGGATGCGCCGCTCGTCCATGCGGTATTGGACGAGAGCTGCATTCGAAGGCTGGTGGGCGGCGCAGCCGTCATGCGGGAACAACTGGACCACTTGGCGGAGCTGTCCGAGCGCCCGAGGACTATCATCCAGGTAGCGCCCTTCTCGATGGGTGAGCGCAGGTCTCTCGCCCTGCCGGTGGTTCTGCTGACCATGCCTGATCGCAGCATGCTGGGGTACACGGAGTCGCAAGAGCGTGGTTTCCTCACCAGGGAATCTGAGACGGTCACGGCGTGGGCCAGGGACTACGATCGGCTCCAGGTGGGAGCCGGTTCGGATGTGGCGTCCCTCGAAATGATCCGCACAGCTCGGAAGGACCTCCGATCATGA
- a CDS encoding DUF6879 family protein, with translation MSQSLASFADLIRSVEHSALHLEMRDVYAVENETDGFEAWKAGHRLNPEDRSSWWRPWLDLVQEVTGTGVAVRRARIVSEPASEYIRYEHSFTFTNVAGGEEVRWLPRRNASDLALPGNDFWLFDGKLVQFNVFDGDGHWVHTDETSDPNVAAFCSTAFEAVWDRAIPHEKYSV, from the coding sequence ATGTCTCAGAGCTTGGCTAGCTTTGCCGACCTCATTCGATCGGTCGAACACTCAGCGCTCCACCTGGAGATGCGGGATGTCTACGCCGTCGAGAATGAGACCGACGGATTCGAGGCGTGGAAGGCGGGCCACCGGCTCAATCCGGAGGACCGGTCGTCGTGGTGGCGACCCTGGCTTGACCTGGTTCAGGAAGTCACCGGCACCGGTGTAGCCGTCCGCCGCGCCCGGATCGTCTCCGAGCCCGCGAGCGAGTACATCCGGTACGAGCACTCGTTCACGTTCACCAACGTGGCCGGCGGCGAAGAGGTCCGGTGGCTGCCCAGGCGTAACGCCAGCGACCTCGCGCTCCCGGGCAACGACTTCTGGTTGTTCGACGGGAAGCTCGTGCAGTTCAACGTCTTCGACGGTGACGGCCACTGGGTCCACACCGACGAGACCTCGGACCCCAACGTGGCGGCGTTCTGCTCCACGGCCTTCGAGGCGGTGTGGGACCGGGCAATTCCGCACGAGAAGTACTCCGTCTGA